In Edaphobacter dinghuensis, one genomic interval encodes:
- a CDS encoding TonB-dependent receptor, producing the protein MLMESSRTYVHNKNQSSSKNRGSIARRLSLALALLLLLPGLSAFAQYDNGSLVGTIHDASGAAVPNAVVTITNTATSATSTVTTNASGDYDAPSLRVGVYKISAKAPGFADAVANNITVSVGVRGRIDLTLQVGTAQTTVEVSDVALQIETDSSQRGQTITQYQSAALPLVSRNYSDLLGLITGSRQAPTAATTSSVNSLVRAGAYNINGQRSMFNNFLLDGMDNNAYGESNQGFDNQIIAIPPDSVAQFQVVTNNESAEYGRSSGATINAASASGTNRFHATLYEFIRNTDLNAAGYFKPTTVGNTGNVIPFQKPTFNRNQFGMNVGGPIRKDKLFFFLDYEGFRQTLKPLNVFTLPTQNELNGILVVPVRNPITGTVYQANTAIPSTAINPISQQIISYFKGIPGLPTAGLPSTGLATNDYSKQVPFTDNSDKGDLRLDYQQSASSSWFLRISDRKETGVNYPALPLPIDGQTNGTIRVLDQQVVLGNTHLFGSNKILDARVALSKTKAGKYSLSIGNNAITIPGLPTNPVVAGGLPSTSITGFTAFGRQSTNPQWQNPALLDPKVNFTWVKGNHSLKFGYEYEHIWMAVNDNNPLYGSFSYGGGYSLCSSCVGGNSSAVSDNYWADFLFGNTNNYSLANYFVAHLRQTLDSAYAQDDWKVNPKLTLNLGLRWEYGSPYSEQNKFISNFDPTTQTVLTITPGAVKGNGITPVSGSGVYGSTLVNPDLNDFAPRLGFAYAATPKTALRGGYGISYVHYTRAGSGDILAINAPQAQFASVTQPTPNATNHCNPLPSQIITPGSGSTTPSCYATVDQGYPSGLVTTFNPATDNITWVPKDTRDSYVQSYFLSVQQQVAKNTLLDIAYVGNRGLKLQGFLNGNQKNPANGFARPFGNWPSDITEAPNVFVSRYDALQVRYEQRFVAGLTLLNSFSWSHSLDNASASLEGNTPSPQDANNIKADYGQSDYNLPVANVTSLVYELPVGHGRRFLSSSNGAVDALIGGWQISGINTMQAGTPFNIGYSPNSANAVSPQISATYRGANEYRPNVVAGQPVIKKTKLASGYIQYINLAAYTLPATRNASGTLLSPFGNASRNPGRTPAFYQTDLALNKKFSTPIESLKVEFRAESYNLFNHTNLYLPGSGLGGTLGATPTSGGQITSTFEPRILQFGLKILY; encoded by the coding sequence ATGCTGATGGAAAGTAGCCGGACCTATGTTCACAACAAAAACCAAAGCAGCAGTAAAAACAGAGGAAGCATCGCCCGCCGGCTCTCGCTCGCGCTGGCACTGCTGTTGCTCCTCCCCGGCCTGAGCGCCTTCGCTCAGTACGACAACGGAAGCCTCGTCGGCACTATTCACGATGCCAGCGGAGCCGCCGTTCCGAACGCCGTCGTCACCATCACCAACACCGCAACGTCGGCAACTTCGACGGTAACGACGAATGCCTCCGGCGACTACGACGCTCCTTCGCTGCGCGTCGGCGTTTATAAGATCTCCGCCAAGGCCCCCGGCTTTGCCGATGCGGTCGCGAACAACATCACCGTCTCGGTCGGCGTGCGCGGACGTATCGATCTCACGCTGCAAGTCGGCACAGCGCAGACGACAGTCGAGGTCAGCGACGTTGCGTTGCAGATCGAGACCGATTCGAGTCAGCGCGGCCAGACCATTACGCAGTATCAGAGCGCGGCGCTTCCGCTGGTCAGCAGAAACTACTCCGACCTGCTCGGCCTGATTACCGGTTCACGTCAGGCACCTACGGCAGCGACGACAAGCTCGGTCAACAGCCTGGTCCGCGCCGGAGCCTACAACATCAACGGCCAGCGCAGCATGTTCAACAACTTCCTGCTCGACGGCATGGACAACAACGCGTACGGCGAGAGCAACCAGGGCTTCGACAACCAGATCATCGCCATTCCGCCTGACTCCGTCGCGCAGTTCCAGGTCGTCACCAACAACGAGAGCGCCGAGTATGGCCGTTCTTCAGGAGCCACGATCAACGCCGCGTCGGCGAGTGGAACCAACCGCTTTCACGCGACGCTCTACGAGTTCATCCGCAACACCGACCTCAACGCCGCCGGATACTTCAAGCCCACCACCGTCGGCAACACCGGCAACGTCATCCCATTCCAGAAGCCGACCTTCAACCGCAACCAGTTCGGTATGAACGTCGGCGGCCCCATCCGCAAGGACAAGCTCTTCTTCTTCCTCGACTACGAGGGCTTCCGCCAGACGCTCAAGCCGCTCAACGTCTTTACCCTGCCCACGCAGAATGAGTTGAACGGCATCCTCGTTGTGCCCGTGCGCAACCCCATCACCGGCACCGTCTACCAGGCCAACACCGCCATCCCCAGCACCGCCATCAATCCCATCTCGCAGCAGATCATCAGCTACTTCAAGGGAATCCCCGGCCTGCCCACGGCAGGTCTTCCCAGCACCGGCCTTGCCACCAACGACTACTCGAAGCAGGTTCCCTTCACCGACAACTCCGACAAGGGTGACCTGCGCCTCGACTATCAGCAGAGCGCCAGCAGCAGCTGGTTCCTCCGCATCAGCGACCGCAAGGAGACCGGCGTCAACTATCCTGCGCTGCCTCTGCCGATCGACGGCCAGACCAACGGCACCATCCGCGTGCTTGATCAGCAGGTAGTGCTGGGTAACACGCATCTCTTCGGCTCCAACAAGATTCTCGATGCCCGCGTTGCCCTCTCGAAAACCAAAGCTGGCAAGTATAGCCTCTCCATCGGCAACAACGCCATCACCATCCCCGGCCTGCCGACCAACCCGGTCGTAGCAGGTGGACTTCCCTCTACCAGCATCACCGGCTTCACCGCCTTCGGTCGTCAGAGCACCAACCCACAGTGGCAGAACCCCGCTCTGCTCGATCCGAAGGTTAACTTCACGTGGGTCAAGGGCAATCACTCGCTCAAGTTCGGCTACGAGTACGAGCACATCTGGATGGCCGTCAACGACAACAACCCGCTCTACGGCTCCTTCAGCTACGGCGGCGGTTACAGCCTCTGCTCAAGCTGCGTAGGCGGCAACTCTTCTGCCGTCAGCGACAACTACTGGGCCGACTTCCTCTTCGGCAACACCAATAACTACTCGCTGGCAAACTACTTCGTCGCGCATCTCCGCCAGACGCTCGACAGCGCCTACGCGCAGGACGACTGGAAGGTCAATCCCAAGCTGACGCTTAACCTCGGCCTCCGCTGGGAGTACGGCTCGCCTTACTCCGAGCAGAACAAGTTCATCTCCAACTTCGATCCCACCACGCAGACCGTCCTCACTATTACCCCCGGCGCTGTAAAGGGCAACGGCATCACGCCTGTCAGCGGCAGCGGCGTCTACGGCAGCACGCTCGTCAATCCTGACCTCAACGACTTCGCTCCGCGCCTCGGCTTTGCCTACGCTGCAACGCCGAAGACCGCGCTGCGCGGCGGCTATGGCATCAGCTACGTCCACTACACCCGCGCCGGTTCGGGCGACATCCTCGCCATCAACGCGCCGCAGGCACAGTTCGCCTCGGTTACCCAGCCCACACCTAACGCCACCAACCATTGCAACCCGCTGCCCAGCCAGATCATCACGCCCGGCTCCGGCAGCACCACTCCAAGCTGCTACGCGACGGTCGATCAGGGATATCCCTCGGGCCTTGTGACCACCTTCAACCCAGCCACCGACAACATCACCTGGGTGCCCAAGGACACGCGCGACAGCTATGTGCAGAGCTACTTCCTCAGCGTGCAGCAGCAGGTCGCCAAGAACACGCTGCTCGATATCGCTTACGTCGGCAACCGCGGCCTCAAGCTGCAGGGCTTCCTCAACGGCAACCAGAAGAACCCGGCCAACGGTTTCGCGCGGCCCTTCGGCAACTGGCCCAGCGACATCACCGAAGCTCCCAACGTCTTCGTCTCTCGCTACGACGCTCTACAGGTTCGCTACGAACAGCGCTTCGTCGCCGGGCTGACACTGCTCAACTCGTTTAGCTGGTCGCACTCGCTCGATAACGCCAGCGCCTCGCTCGAAGGCAACACGCCTTCGCCGCAGGACGCCAACAACATCAAGGCTGACTATGGCCAGTCGGACTACAACCTACCCGTGGCCAACGTCACCAGCCTCGTCTACGAGCTGCCCGTCGGCCATGGCCGACGCTTCCTTAGCAGCAGCAACGGCGCGGTCGATGCACTGATCGGCGGATGGCAGATCAGCGGCATCAACACCATGCAGGCCGGTACGCCGTTCAATATCGGCTACTCGCCCAACTCGGCCAACGCCGTCTCTCCACAGATCTCCGCAACCTATCGCGGAGCCAACGAGTATCGTCCTAATGTCGTCGCCGGTCAGCCGGTCATCAAGAAGACGAAGCTCGCGAGCGGCTACATCCAGTACATCAACCTCGCGGCCTACACGCTGCCTGCAACCCGCAACGCAAGCGGAACGCTGCTGAGCCCCTTCGGCAACGCCTCGCGTAACCCCGGTCGCACTCCGGCCTTCTACCAGACCGACCTTGCTCTCAACAAGAAGTTCAGCACTCCTATCGAGAGCCTCAAGGTCGAGTTCCGCGCAGAGAGCTACAACCTCTTCAACCACACCAACCTCTACCTGCCCGGCAGCGGCCTCGGCGGAACCCTCGGAGCCACGCCCACCAGCGGAGGCCAGATCACCAGCACCTTTGAGCCGCGCATCCTGCAATTCGGCCTGAAGATCCTCTACTAA
- a CDS encoding ROK family transcriptional regulator: MHSVTKNNRKIYGTTSSRLAVIEALLQSGPMSRSALAEETKLGRSALTEISDALLQAGLLLEVAVVRNSPGKGRPSTLLSVNPERGYFVGVDVGENPMLMVLTNLAGDIVSQYQIPEKNDPQKIADAIRRGIKHLVSPKESSSKKILGLGIALSGVVAHDTGVCIHSSALGWHDVPIAGIVTQATGIPTYVDNDANAAAIAEKLFGKAREARNFSVVTLGARIGCAHYVRGRLYRGNDGGAGEISHITVAPGGDLCPCGKRGCLNMLAASEEILEKAKAAKLPGTSVRSIEVLATKGNPHAIAILRAAGEALGFAVASVIQVNNPELVLFEDIAGFDSGLFTVTARQTIENNILPRFLSSTRLFFHHVEPTFLARGAASVAAHKFLFEQATR; encoded by the coding sequence ATGCACTCTGTGACTAAAAACAACAGAAAGATCTACGGCACCACCTCGTCGAGGCTGGCGGTCATCGAGGCGCTGCTGCAGTCGGGGCCGATGTCGCGTTCGGCGCTGGCGGAAGAGACGAAGCTGGGACGGTCGGCATTGACCGAGATCAGCGATGCTCTGTTGCAGGCGGGGCTTCTGCTCGAGGTTGCAGTGGTTCGCAACAGTCCCGGCAAGGGGCGGCCTTCGACGCTGCTCTCGGTGAACCCGGAGCGCGGCTACTTTGTCGGCGTGGACGTTGGCGAAAACCCAATGCTGATGGTGCTTACGAATCTGGCGGGCGATATTGTCAGTCAATACCAGATACCGGAGAAGAACGATCCGCAGAAGATCGCCGACGCGATTCGCCGCGGCATCAAGCATCTGGTCTCGCCGAAGGAGAGCTCGTCTAAGAAGATTCTGGGGCTGGGCATCGCTCTCTCCGGCGTGGTGGCGCACGATACCGGCGTCTGCATTCACTCTTCGGCGCTGGGCTGGCATGATGTTCCGATTGCGGGAATTGTGACGCAGGCCACGGGCATTCCGACTTATGTCGATAACGACGCCAACGCCGCGGCAATTGCGGAGAAGCTATTCGGCAAGGCGCGCGAGGCGAGGAACTTCAGCGTGGTGACGCTGGGCGCGCGTATCGGCTGCGCGCACTACGTTCGCGGGCGGCTCTATCGCGGCAACGACGGCGGCGCGGGAGAGATCTCGCACATCACGGTCGCACCGGGCGGCGATCTTTGCCCGTGCGGCAAGCGCGGCTGCCTTAACATGCTCGCGGCCAGTGAAGAGATTCTGGAGAAGGCGAAGGCGGCGAAGCTGCCGGGAACGAGCGTTCGCAGCATCGAGGTGCTGGCGACCAAGGGGAACCCGCACGCGATTGCGATTCTGCGTGCGGCGGGCGAGGCGCTGGGCTTCGCCGTGGCCAGCGTGATTCAGGTGAACAACCCTGAGCTTGTGCTGTTTGAAGATATTGCCGGTTTCGACAGCGGCTTGTTTACCGTGACGGCACGGCAGACGATCGAGAATAATATTCTGCCGCGGTTTCTATCTTCGACACGGCTGTTCTTTCATCATGTCGAGCCGACGTTTCTGGCGCGCGGTGCGGCGAGCGTGGCTGCTCATAAGTTTTTGTTTGAGCAAGCTACCCGGTGA
- a CDS encoding TonB-dependent receptor yields MKARFGLRSLALFLLSCSMALGQTITGSITGTVTDPSGAAVNDAKVTAINVNTGVQTPATTNADGIYTLHFLQIGHYKISVTAQGFAPASAGPFALEVSQEAKVDVHLTVGSVNESVVVSSAAPILDTQNATTGDTITSASATELPLQARNFSSLTTLVAGAVTPNPSAQNMVGRSGYNGGFFINGNREQSNNYTLDGADINEAIDNYIGYSPNVDAIGELHIISGNATAEYGNANGGQVVMVTKSGTNQFHGDAYWFLENTNLNANSWTNKHTFPASAIGPVPALNRGIFGGTLGGPIIRNRLFFFVDYQGARQHASTSELRSVPTSAMRAGYAPVLGHNVTITNPVAQFLFAHPELYPAPNVTGSGPYGTTFDYRGTYANATHNDQGDVKLDAKLTNSDSVSGRFTMGREHDGYSQVSLPTDIPTNNSDPYTGFIVNWTHIFSTSIVNEARAGVGRTRYIATPTDLSGQFGLTGNQKLGIPGTQIVPGISTFDVTAASVDPIGTTKQAQTNGNYAGIDSDSIVNAFTYGDNLSWQHGRHALKFGAQWLRYQENRYYSGNDGSLGWFKYTGTASGDPWADFLQNDAFSFGQGAVTGRWGQRQWRDALFVQDDFKVSDSLTLNLGVRWEWDQPMYEVNNKQANISITTGAIEYAGQNGNSRALYHGFWGGFMPRVGFAYSPSNLNGRFVVRGGYGITNFLEGTGANLRLTLNPPFFIDSSKSSDGTTFFQTQNGFPRPADPSLLFGNIRAWDPNLKPALIQQYNLTTEYQLNNTTSLVVAYLGQDGDHLVDPREANQKLCPTCPYPVTSLSPALSLVTLVSYTESNSMMNYNALQITGRHRLSRGLEFLTNYTWSKSLTNNLGYYGAGGGAGASQSAYWQNSYDGGTDYGPAFFDTTHIFTFSGYYDLPFGRGKQFGGNMNRFADLAVGGWKLATVASLHTGMPITMMSAEHYSVNQRTDRANHYRKLVIKNRSVDHWFGTDPSATPCITDADKGVCAYGEESSTGLGTASVGSERAPGYHDLDAALSKAFNITEDKHLDFRADFFNVLNTTSLAPPTNNVSPGNAFGQITSTVSTERQIQLALKFVF; encoded by the coding sequence ATGAAAGCAAGGTTTGGTTTACGCAGTTTGGCTCTGTTTCTCCTCAGTTGTTCCATGGCGCTCGGGCAGACGATCACCGGCTCCATTACCGGCACCGTCACCGATCCCAGCGGCGCCGCCGTCAACGACGCCAAGGTGACCGCAATCAATGTCAACACTGGCGTGCAGACGCCCGCGACCACCAACGCCGACGGCATCTACACGCTCCACTTCCTGCAGATCGGTCACTACAAGATCTCCGTCACCGCGCAGGGCTTTGCGCCTGCCAGCGCCGGTCCCTTCGCGCTCGAGGTCTCGCAGGAGGCCAAGGTCGATGTGCACCTGACCGTCGGATCGGTGAATGAGAGCGTCGTCGTCAGCAGCGCAGCGCCTATCCTCGACACGCAGAACGCAACCACCGGCGACACCATCACCTCTGCCTCGGCGACCGAGCTTCCCTTGCAGGCGCGCAACTTCTCTTCGCTGACCACTCTGGTTGCAGGCGCAGTCACCCCTAACCCCTCGGCACAGAACATGGTCGGCCGCAGCGGATACAACGGCGGCTTCTTCATCAACGGCAATCGCGAGCAGTCCAATAACTACACGCTCGACGGCGCCGACATCAACGAGGCCATCGACAACTACATCGGCTACAGCCCTAATGTCGACGCCATCGGCGAGCTGCACATCATCAGCGGCAACGCCACCGCCGAGTACGGCAACGCCAACGGCGGCCAGGTCGTCATGGTCACCAAGAGCGGCACCAACCAGTTCCACGGCGACGCCTACTGGTTCCTCGAGAACACCAACCTCAACGCCAATAGCTGGACGAATAAACACACGTTCCCCGCCTCCGCCATCGGCCCCGTCCCCGCGCTCAATCGCGGCATCTTCGGCGGCACCCTCGGCGGCCCCATCATTCGCAACCGGCTCTTCTTCTTCGTCGACTACCAGGGCGCGCGCCAGCACGCCAGCACCTCCGAGCTGCGCTCCGTCCCCACGTCGGCCATGCGCGCAGGATACGCTCCGGTGCTCGGTCATAACGTTACGATCACCAATCCGGTCGCGCAGTTCCTGTTCGCTCACCCGGAGCTTTATCCGGCTCCTAATGTTACGGGGAGCGGCCCCTACGGCACTACCTTTGACTATCGCGGCACCTACGCCAACGCCACTCATAACGATCAGGGCGACGTTAAGCTCGATGCCAAGCTCACCAACAGCGACAGCGTCTCCGGCCGCTTCACCATGGGCCGCGAGCACGACGGCTATAGCCAGGTCTCCCTCCCCACCGACATTCCCACCAACAACTCCGACCCCTACACCGGCTTCATCGTCAACTGGACACACATCTTTTCGACCAGCATCGTAAATGAGGCTCGCGCAGGTGTTGGACGCACGCGCTACATCGCCACGCCCACCGACCTCAGCGGCCAGTTCGGCCTCACCGGCAACCAGAAGCTCGGCATTCCCGGTACACAGATCGTGCCCGGCATCTCGACCTTCGACGTTACCGCTGCGTCGGTCGATCCCATCGGCACCACGAAGCAGGCACAGACCAATGGCAACTACGCCGGCATCGACTCCGACAGCATCGTCAACGCCTTTACCTATGGCGACAACCTGAGCTGGCAGCATGGCCGCCACGCGCTCAAATTCGGCGCGCAGTGGCTTCGTTATCAGGAGAACCGCTACTACTCCGGCAACGACGGCTCACTCGGCTGGTTTAAATACACCGGTACTGCCTCCGGCGATCCATGGGCCGACTTCCTTCAGAACGACGCCTTCAGCTTTGGCCAGGGTGCCGTCACCGGACGCTGGGGACAGCGCCAGTGGCGCGACGCCTTGTTCGTGCAGGACGACTTCAAAGTCAGCGACAGCCTCACCCTCAACCTCGGCGTTCGTTGGGAGTGGGACCAGCCTATGTATGAGGTCAACAACAAGCAGGCCAACATCAGCATTACCACCGGAGCAATCGAGTACGCCGGGCAGAACGGCAACAGCCGCGCTCTCTACCACGGCTTCTGGGGAGGCTTCATGCCGCGCGTCGGCTTCGCCTACTCTCCTAGCAATCTCAACGGCAGGTTCGTCGTTCGCGGTGGATACGGCATCACCAACTTCCTCGAAGGCACCGGCGCCAACCTGCGCCTCACCCTCAACCCGCCCTTCTTCATCGACTCTTCCAAGTCGTCCGATGGGACCACATTCTTCCAGACCCAAAATGGCTTCCCCCGTCCCGCCGACCCCTCTCTACTCTTCGGCAATATTCGTGCCTGGGACCCCAACCTGAAGCCCGCTCTGATTCAGCAGTACAACCTCACCACCGAATATCAACTTAACAACACCACCTCGTTAGTCGTCGCTTATCTCGGACAGGATGGAGATCATCTCGTCGATCCACGAGAGGCCAATCAGAAACTTTGCCCCACCTGCCCGTATCCGGTTACAAGTCTTTCGCCTGCACTTTCACTGGTTACACTGGTCAGCTACACCGAATCGAACTCGATGATGAACTACAACGCGCTGCAGATCACGGGGCGGCACCGCCTCAGCCGCGGGCTTGAGTTCCTCACCAACTACACATGGAGCAAGTCGCTCACCAACAACCTCGGCTACTACGGCGCGGGCGGCGGTGCAGGCGCGTCGCAGAGCGCCTATTGGCAAAACTCCTACGACGGCGGAACGGACTACGGCCCTGCCTTCTTCGACACCACCCACATCTTTACCTTCTCCGGCTACTACGATCTTCCCTTCGGTCGCGGCAAGCAGTTCGGAGGCAACATGAATCGTTTCGCCGACCTCGCCGTCGGCGGATGGAAGCTGGCCACCGTCGCCAGCCTCCACACCGGCATGCCCATCACCATGATGTCGGCTGAACATTACTCGGTCAACCAGCGCACCGACCGCGCCAATCACTATCGCAAGCTCGTTATCAAAAACCGCTCCGTCGACCACTGGTTCGGCACCGATCCCTCCGCAACTCCCTGCATCACCGACGCCGACAAAGGCGTCTGCGCCTACGGGGAGGAGTCATCGACCGGCCTCGGCACCGCCAGCGTAGGCTCGGAGCGCGCACCAGGCTACCACGATCTCGATGCCGCGCTCAGCAAAGCCTTCAACATCACCGAAGACAAGCACCTCGACTTCCGTGCCGACTTCTTCAACGTGCTCAACACCACCAGCCTGGCACCGCCCACCAACAACGTCTCGCCGGGTAACGCTTTCGGCCAGATCACCTCCACCGTCTCCACCGAGCGGCAGATTCAGCTCGCACTAAAGTTCGTCTTCTAA
- a CDS encoding OsmC family protein yields the protein MVAIEIEYQGELHCKAVHGPSHTELNTDAPKDNQGRGESFSPTDLVATALGSCMLTVMGIMACTLNVDLNGATATVEKEMTAAMPRRIQSLTVRIHVPGSVSEENRQKLEQAAHTCPVHKSLHPDVRIPIAFSWG from the coding sequence GTCGCCATTGAGATTGAGTATCAGGGAGAGTTGCACTGCAAGGCGGTGCATGGGCCTTCGCACACGGAGCTTAACACCGATGCACCGAAGGACAACCAGGGCCGCGGTGAGAGCTTCTCCCCTACGGACCTGGTCGCAACCGCGCTGGGCTCGTGCATGCTGACGGTGATGGGCATCATGGCCTGCACGCTGAACGTCGATCTGAATGGAGCTACGGCGACAGTCGAAAAGGAGATGACCGCTGCGATGCCGAGAAGGATTCAGAGCCTAACGGTGAGGATTCATGTGCCGGGTTCGGTGAGCGAGGAGAACCGGCAGAAGCTCGAGCAGGCCGCGCATACTTGTCCCGTTCACAAGAGCCTGCACCCGGATGTCCGGATTCCGATTGCATTTAGCTGGGGATGA